From Marinobacter alexandrii, one genomic window encodes:
- a CDS encoding sodium-dependent transporter, which produces MSARGNFSSRLGFILAAAGSAVGLGNIWKFPFEVADGGGAAFVLIYLIFAFILCFPVMVTEVAIGRKTEKNPIGAFNSLGFKRWNIIGKFGILCGVLILSFYNVVAGWAFGYFLEMIMGNFGVGESFGAFTSDIVKVGGYAIIFMLTTAFFVSKGVSGGIERLARILMPTLIIMILSLVIYSFTLPNAMEGVKYYLVPDLSKLTNINTIGGALRQAFFSLSLGMGALITYGSYLSKKENIVSSSALITLFDVGIAFIAGLMMFPLVAYNLGGEMSNVQGGAGLIFVTLPGVFETLGSTLGVIVGGFFFLLLSFAALTSTVSLLEVPVSYVVDEYKVRRTRAVVIMSVIIFIIGIPSLIGNGYSEFFSTAFSLPGGSSDFMTLVGYITDVLLMFGGFLIVTFAAYIWKKENLAAEISQGYEGFNESIIKKILNFCISYLCPVLLAILFVMVVLNNFFGIDLLG; this is translated from the coding sequence ATGAGTGCACGCGGAAACTTTTCCAGCAGACTAGGATTTATTTTAGCAGCAGCTGGATCAGCAGTTGGTCTAGGAAATATTTGGAAATTTCCTTTTGAGGTGGCCGACGGTGGTGGTGCCGCATTCGTATTGATTTATTTGATTTTCGCATTTATTCTTTGCTTTCCTGTGATGGTGACTGAGGTTGCTATTGGCAGAAAAACAGAGAAAAACCCCATTGGTGCTTTCAATTCTCTAGGATTCAAAAGGTGGAACATCATTGGAAAGTTTGGAATACTTTGTGGGGTCCTCATTCTATCTTTTTATAATGTTGTTGCTGGCTGGGCATTTGGCTATTTCTTAGAAATGATCATGGGGAATTTCGGAGTTGGAGAATCATTTGGAGCTTTTACTTCAGATATTGTAAAAGTCGGAGGTTATGCTATTATTTTCATGCTTACCACAGCTTTTTTTGTTTCAAAAGGAGTCTCTGGAGGCATAGAGAGATTAGCCCGTATTTTGATGCCCACATTGATAATAATGATATTGTCGCTAGTTATTTATTCATTTACTCTTCCGAACGCTATGGAAGGTGTGAAATACTATCTAGTTCCAGACCTTTCTAAATTGACCAATATTAACACAATAGGTGGAGCTCTAAGACAAGCATTTTTCTCTCTTTCACTAGGCATGGGTGCACTCATAACATACGGTTCTTATCTTTCCAAAAAGGAGAATATAGTTAGTTCATCAGCTTTAATTACCCTTTTTGATGTAGGAATAGCTTTTATAGCTGGTCTAATGATGTTTCCATTAGTTGCATATAACCTCGGTGGTGAAATGAGTAATGTACAAGGCGGTGCTGGTTTGATTTTTGTGACGCTACCAGGAGTCTTTGAAACATTAGGCTCCACACTCGGTGTTATAGTTGGTGGTTTCTTCTTTCTCTTACTTTCATTCGCTGCACTTACCTCAACAGTATCCTTACTAGAAGTCCCTGTTTCATATGTAGTTGACGAATATAAAGTAAGAAGAACCAGAGCTGTGGTCATTATGTCCGTGATTATATTCATTATAGGAATCCCATCTCTTATTGGCAATGGGTATAGTGAATTCTTTTCGACTGCTTTCTCTCTGCCTGGTGGATCGTCAGATTTCATGACTTTGGTTGGTTACATCACTGATGTACTCCTCATGTTTGGCGGATTCTTGATAGTTACATTCGCTGCATATATTTGGAAGAAGGAGAACCTCGCTGCAGAGATCTCTCAGGGTTATGAAGGATTCAATGAAAGCATCATTAAGAAGATTCTTAACTTTTGCATCTCCTACTTATGTCCGGTATTATTAGCGATCTTATTTGTAATGGTAGTGTTGAATAACTTCTTTGGAATAGATCTTCTAGGTTAA